The following proteins are co-located in the Echinicola sp. 20G genome:
- a CDS encoding DUF5107 domain-containing protein, whose translation MEKVVVWVEDKVIPTYEIGEAEKNPIFLEKRVYQGSSGVVYPYPVVEKISDAKTDKVWKAVFMENQYLKIMILPELGGRVQMAYDKIKERHFVYYNHVIKPALVGLTGPWISGGIEFNWPQHHRPSTYLPVEYQIEEKEDGSKTVWCSEVERMFRTKGMAGFTLHPDKAYLEIKGQLYNRTPIPQTFLWWANPAVAVNDHYQSVFPPDVNAVFDHGKRDVSAFPIAKGTYYKVDYSRGVDISKYKNIPVPTSYMAIVSEYDFVGGFENDSKGGLLHVADHQVSPGKKQWTWGNGDFGKAWDRNLTDEDGPYIELMCGVFTDNQPDFSWLMPNEEKSFTQYFMPYQELGVVKNATKDALFNVEFQNGEIRLMVYTTARYDGAVIRVSQHGNILFEERANISPWYVFDKLVQIDLNQEDEFQVDVFDGRNKNLVSWRTSKSKNTEIPQPAKAAKDPEEIESNEQLFLTGQHIEQYRHATFDATAYYLEALKRDPKDYRCNNAMGMVMLKRGKFLDALSFFNQSVATQLERNPNPYDGEPLYNLGLVHRYLGNRKEALDAFSKAVWNASYKDSGYFQLAQLHLENGDLEKAQEAAEQSLARNSRSPKAQHLQTIILRKSGKRDAALKCAEHGLEMDCFNHGLRYEVSLLKNNVSELNKIKDIVGLNVHPYLEYALDYAWAGQFDDAIGLIELGMEAIGSDYPMAYYLKGWFQIKKGESGIEEFGKAALASTDYCFPNRLEELLALEAAVAHGPENAMTYYYLGNFWYHNRQYHNAKEAWEKSVYLNPAFSIANRNLALVCYNKFNERDHAIDLMEKALSNAPNDARILMELDQLYKKENLSIEKRITLLDQFDHLVISRDDLYLERLTLENISGRYGKAFDLIMGRVFHPWEGGEGKVPEQYRIALLGLAKQEILEGNFEKGLEYLASSLKYPNNLGEGKLYGTLEPELYFWMGYTLDKMGQKDDAKKYWNMAREGTIVPSVTWFYNDQKSDKLFYQGLAFKMLENEKEADKRFRQLLEYGKEHQQKQVKVDYFAVSMPDLLIWDGDLQEMNNVHCKYLMGLGHLGLGSKTEAEKLFREILESQANHQDAKNHLDLVKNWELWMDLSVS comes from the coding sequence ATGGAAAAAGTTGTGGTATGGGTGGAAGACAAAGTAATCCCCACCTATGAAATCGGAGAAGCAGAAAAAAATCCCATTTTTTTGGAAAAAAGAGTTTACCAGGGAAGCAGTGGGGTGGTGTACCCTTATCCGGTAGTTGAAAAAATTTCAGATGCTAAAACGGATAAAGTTTGGAAAGCCGTATTTATGGAAAACCAATACCTCAAGATCATGATACTTCCTGAACTTGGAGGAAGGGTACAAATGGCGTATGACAAGATAAAAGAAAGGCATTTTGTTTATTACAATCATGTGATCAAGCCTGCACTGGTGGGGCTGACAGGACCATGGATATCCGGAGGCATTGAGTTTAACTGGCCACAGCACCACAGGCCAAGTACTTACCTTCCGGTTGAATATCAAATAGAGGAAAAGGAAGATGGCAGTAAAACTGTTTGGTGCAGCGAAGTGGAAAGGATGTTCAGGACTAAAGGAATGGCAGGTTTTACCCTACATCCAGATAAGGCCTATTTGGAAATTAAGGGCCAACTATACAATAGAACTCCAATACCCCAGACTTTTTTATGGTGGGCAAACCCTGCTGTGGCAGTAAACGATCATTACCAATCAGTTTTTCCCCCTGACGTCAATGCGGTTTTTGACCATGGTAAAAGGGATGTATCCGCATTTCCCATAGCAAAGGGAACCTATTACAAAGTCGATTATTCACGTGGCGTGGATATTTCTAAATATAAAAATATACCGGTACCAACGTCATACATGGCGATCGTCTCTGAATATGATTTTGTGGGAGGATTTGAAAACGATAGCAAAGGGGGGCTGTTGCATGTGGCAGACCATCAGGTGTCTCCCGGAAAAAAACAATGGACTTGGGGCAATGGAGATTTTGGAAAAGCTTGGGACAGAAACCTTACCGATGAAGATGGACCTTATATTGAGTTGATGTGCGGTGTATTTACTGATAACCAGCCTGATTTTAGCTGGTTGATGCCCAATGAAGAAAAGTCCTTTACCCAATACTTTATGCCTTATCAAGAATTGGGTGTGGTAAAAAATGCAACCAAGGATGCCCTGTTCAATGTTGAGTTCCAAAATGGAGAGATTAGGTTAATGGTATATACAACAGCTCGTTATGATGGGGCTGTAATCAGGGTTTCACAACATGGAAATATTTTGTTTGAAGAAAGGGCAAATATTTCTCCATGGTATGTGTTTGACAAATTGGTTCAAATTGATTTAAATCAGGAAGATGAGTTTCAAGTAGACGTGTTTGATGGCAGGAACAAGAACTTAGTGTCCTGGAGGACTTCCAAAAGTAAAAACACAGAAATTCCCCAGCCTGCTAAAGCAGCCAAGGATCCTGAAGAAATAGAAAGCAATGAGCAACTTTTCCTGACTGGACAACATATTGAACAGTACCGACATGCCACTTTTGATGCCACGGCATATTACCTGGAAGCTTTAAAAAGAGACCCTAAGGATTATCGCTGTAACAACGCTATGGGAATGGTAATGTTAAAAAGAGGGAAATTTCTTGATGCGCTTTCATTTTTTAATCAATCGGTAGCCACCCAGTTGGAAAGAAACCCCAATCCATATGATGGGGAACCTCTTTATAATCTCGGCCTGGTCCATCGATATCTTGGGAACAGAAAAGAGGCTTTGGATGCTTTTTCTAAGGCTGTTTGGAATGCTTCTTATAAAGATTCAGGATATTTTCAATTGGCACAATTGCATCTTGAAAATGGTGATTTGGAAAAAGCCCAAGAGGCCGCTGAACAGTCGCTGGCAAGGAACTCCAGAAGCCCCAAAGCACAGCATCTCCAAACCATTATATTGAGGAAGTCAGGTAAGAGGGATGCTGCCCTTAAGTGTGCCGAACATGGCCTGGAAATGGATTGTTTTAACCATGGTCTTAGGTATGAAGTATCCCTACTTAAAAATAATGTTTCTGAATTAAATAAGATCAAGGATATAGTTGGCTTAAACGTCCACCCTTATTTGGAATATGCATTGGATTATGCGTGGGCCGGACAATTTGACGATGCTATTGGTCTAATTGAGCTGGGCATGGAAGCCATCGGATCAGATTATCCAATGGCATATTATCTCAAGGGCTGGTTCCAAATTAAAAAAGGAGAGTCAGGAATTGAGGAGTTTGGTAAGGCTGCATTAGCCAGTACTGACTATTGCTTTCCAAATAGGTTGGAAGAACTATTGGCGCTTGAAGCTGCAGTAGCTCATGGCCCTGAAAATGCAATGACCTATTACTACCTAGGAAATTTCTGGTACCATAACCGCCAATACCATAATGCAAAGGAGGCCTGGGAAAAATCAGTTTACCTGAATCCTGCCTTTTCAATAGCCAATAGAAATCTAGCCTTGGTCTGCTATAACAAATTTAATGAAAGAGATCATGCAATTGATCTAATGGAAAAAGCTCTTTCTAATGCACCAAATGATGCAAGGATATTGATGGAATTGGACCAACTTTATAAAAAGGAAAACTTAAGTATTGAAAAGCGGATTACCCTATTGGATCAATTTGATCACCTTGTGATCAGCCGAGATGATCTCTACCTGGAGAGATTGACCCTGGAAAATATTTCTGGAAGATATGGAAAAGCCTTCGATCTTATTATGGGACGGGTTTTCCATCCTTGGGAAGGAGGAGAGGGGAAAGTGCCGGAACAATATAGGATCGCTTTGCTGGGACTGGCCAAACAAGAAATACTTGAAGGTAATTTTGAAAAAGGACTGGAATACCTTGCCTCGTCTTTAAAATATCCCAATAACCTTGGAGAAGGAAAGCTTTACGGAACCTTGGAACCAGAGCTTTACTTTTGGATGGGCTACACACTGGATAAAATGGGACAAAAGGATGATGCAAAAAAATACTGGAATATGGCAAGAGAAGGCACTATTGTCCCTTCTGTCACTTGGTTTTATAATGACCAGAAGTCCGATAAACTGTTTTATCAAGGTCTTGCTTTTAAGATGTTGGAAAATGAGAAGGAGGCCGATAAAAGGTTTCGGCAGCTGTTGGAATATGGTAAGGAACACCAACAAAAGCAGGTTAAGGTGGATTACTTTGCAGTGTCCATGCCTGATCTACTGATCTGGGATGGAGATCTTCAGGAAATGAACAATGTTCATTGCAAGTATTTAATGGGGTTGGGACACTTGGGACTTGGGTCAAAAACCGAAGCAGAAAAACTGTTCAGGGAAATTTTGGAATCACAGGCCAATCATCAAGACGCGAAAAATCATCTCGACCTGGTAAAGAACTGGGAATTATGGATGGATTTGTCTGTTTCCTAA
- a CDS encoding AraC family transcriptional regulator, translating to MLEKNEGFQGQKVITLPPSILEACQKHCLLADFYISDIGYYPRAQHHYRERNCGTEQYILIYCVEGRGWMETEGGKQMEVHPNEYVILPSKIPHRYGASKDSPWTIFWVHFNGDKAAEISSLLYGENGALVKHASFSDERIHWFNKVYTLLESGYRTENLLMANIYLKSFLVSLAYGERVNGKWLSQEKKEINDSIEFMKENLENPLALEEIASHVNLSKSHFAFLFKKNTGYTPIVYFNHLKIQRACQYLRFTDHRISQIAQNVGIDDAYYFSRLFSKSMGISPKDYRNRKQ from the coding sequence ATGCTAGAGAAAAACGAAGGTTTTCAAGGGCAAAAGGTAATCACACTTCCTCCCTCTATTTTAGAAGCCTGCCAAAAGCATTGCCTTTTGGCAGATTTCTATATTTCAGATATAGGTTACTACCCCAGAGCTCAACATCATTACAGGGAGCGGAATTGTGGAACAGAACAATATATTCTGATCTATTGTGTGGAAGGAAGAGGCTGGATGGAAACGGAAGGCGGAAAACAAATGGAGGTTCACCCAAATGAATATGTTATTCTTCCCTCTAAAATACCTCATCGTTACGGTGCCTCAAAGGATTCACCATGGACCATTTTTTGGGTCCATTTTAATGGGGACAAAGCCGCTGAAATAAGCTCCCTGCTTTATGGAGAAAATGGAGCGTTGGTCAAACATGCCTCCTTTTCCGATGAAAGAATACATTGGTTCAATAAGGTATATACCTTATTGGAGTCTGGATATAGAACGGAAAACCTTTTGATGGCCAATATCTACCTGAAATCCTTTTTGGTTTCTTTGGCATATGGTGAAAGGGTAAACGGAAAGTGGCTCTCTCAGGAAAAAAAGGAAATCAATGATTCAATTGAGTTTATGAAAGAAAATCTCGAAAACCCTTTAGCCCTGGAGGAAATAGCTTCCCATGTTAATTTGTCAAAGTCACATTTTGCTTTTCTTTTTAAAAAGAACACTGGGTATACTCCCATTGTTTATTTTAACCACCTAAAAATACAGCGTGCATGCCAATACCTTCGGTTTACCGATCATAGGATCAGTCAGATAGCCCAAAACGTAGGGATAGATGATGCCTATTATTTTTCAAGACTATTCAGTAAGTCAATGGGTATCTCTCCTAAAGATTATAGAAATAGAAAACAGTAG
- a CDS encoding alpha/beta fold hydrolase: protein MMKFSFILLLLFVMAQIALGQTLVPNHSGKWMGFDKTDSLFDGKEMRLVYSRTPLPGKPWVWRARFPEWHTKMDSILLEKGFNIAYINTDGMYGSDRAIEVWDNFYCWVTSSLGWQNKVVLEGVSRGGLFVLNWSIRNPEKVASIYLEAPVCDFKSWPAGWGDGLGSDQDWKKLMAEYGFENEEQSRIYQGNPIDQIQKLAKHKVPIMIMIGLDDKHVPPKENALPLAEKYIGSGGPVTIIPCTSGTPTMEGHHFPIETPSVAAEFLSFHQRKNGSAPLFSDAYHHMRNGLQNSRLVFERTQKGRVAFLGGSITYNPGWRDSVKNYLVKRFPRTTFEFVDAGIPSMGTTPGAFRLERDVLSKGKIDLLFEEAAVNDHTNGRSPIEQVRGMEGIVRHTIRDNPAVDIVMMHFVDPEKMKTYRNGKVPEVIENHERVAEHYGIPTINLAKEVTDRIDHGEFTWEGDFQNLHPSPFGQQVYANSIIHFLDRAFGGRVDPDDKAIARELPQPLDNNSYDNGKLATAISSVTKTKGWLEVQDWEPSDGVGTRENYVNVPMLISKLPKKKLNFVFHGSAVGIAVAAGPDAATIAYRIDKGDWHYQDLFTPWSHFLHLPWYYTLGVGLDEGRHTLQIKLAGTKNSNSKGNAVRIRYFYWNATGDDN from the coding sequence ATGATGAAATTTTCGTTCATCTTGTTGCTCCTTTTTGTAATGGCCCAAATAGCTTTAGGTCAAACATTAGTGCCAAACCATTCAGGAAAATGGATGGGATTTGATAAAACTGACAGCTTGTTTGATGGAAAAGAAATGAGATTGGTTTATTCCCGAACTCCTCTTCCTGGAAAACCGTGGGTCTGGAGGGCACGCTTTCCGGAATGGCATACCAAGATGGACAGTATTTTACTTGAAAAAGGCTTCAATATTGCTTATATCAACACTGATGGAATGTATGGGAGCGACAGGGCAATCGAGGTTTGGGATAATTTTTATTGCTGGGTGACATCATCATTAGGCTGGCAGAACAAAGTAGTTTTGGAAGGCGTCAGCAGAGGAGGACTGTTTGTACTCAACTGGTCGATCAGAAACCCTGAAAAGGTTGCAAGTATATACTTGGAAGCGCCGGTATGTGATTTTAAGAGTTGGCCGGCAGGATGGGGAGACGGCTTGGGAAGTGATCAGGATTGGAAGAAATTAATGGCCGAATATGGGTTTGAAAATGAAGAACAGTCGAGGATATACCAAGGAAACCCAATTGACCAAATCCAAAAACTGGCCAAACATAAAGTGCCCATTATGATAATGATTGGTTTGGACGACAAGCATGTCCCCCCTAAAGAAAATGCATTGCCACTTGCTGAGAAGTATATTGGGTCAGGTGGGCCGGTAACAATAATACCCTGTACCTCTGGTACACCAACAATGGAAGGACATCATTTTCCCATCGAAACACCATCTGTTGCCGCTGAATTTTTGTCCTTTCATCAGCGTAAGAATGGGTCGGCTCCTCTTTTTTCTGATGCCTATCACCATATGAGAAATGGACTCCAAAACAGTAGGCTTGTTTTTGAGCGTACCCAAAAGGGTAGGGTCGCCTTTTTGGGCGGTTCCATCACTTATAATCCGGGTTGGCGTGACAGTGTCAAGAATTATTTGGTGAAGCGATTTCCCAGAACGACATTTGAGTTTGTGGATGCGGGAATTCCATCTATGGGAACAACCCCCGGGGCTTTTAGGCTGGAAAGAGATGTGCTATCCAAGGGTAAGATTGACCTGTTGTTTGAAGAAGCAGCAGTTAATGACCATACCAATGGCAGGTCACCTATAGAGCAGGTAAGAGGGATGGAAGGGATCGTTCGGCACACCATAAGGGATAATCCTGCAGTAGATATTGTCATGATGCACTTTGTGGATCCCGAGAAAATGAAGACCTACCGTAATGGAAAGGTACCTGAAGTGATCGAAAACCATGAAAGGGTAGCCGAACATTATGGAATACCCACTATTAATTTGGCCAAAGAAGTAACCGACAGGATTGACCATGGTGAATTCACATGGGAAGGTGACTTCCAGAATCTTCACCCTTCTCCATTTGGACAGCAAGTGTATGCCAACTCGATAATTCACTTTTTGGATAGGGCTTTTGGTGGAAGGGTTGATCCAGATGACAAAGCCATAGCCCGTGAACTTCCACAGCCACTGGACAACAATTCTTATGATAATGGAAAATTGGCAACGGCGATATCCTCAGTGACTAAAACAAAAGGATGGCTGGAAGTACAGGATTGGGAACCTTCTGACGGTGTCGGTACACGGGAAAATTATGTGAATGTTCCCATGTTGATTTCAAAGCTTCCGAAGAAAAAGCTGAACTTTGTATTCCATGGTAGCGCAGTGGGTATAGCAGTAGCCGCAGGGCCGGATGCAGCCACGATTGCATACAGGATCGATAAAGGAGATTGGCATTACCAAGATTTATTCACGCCTTGGAGCCATTTTTTACATTTGCCATGGTATTATACTTTGGGAGTTGGTTTGGATGAGGGAAGGCATACCTTGCAAATTAAGTTGGCTGGGACAAAAAATTCCAATAGCAAAGGGAATGCTGTACGCATAAGGTATTTTTATTGGAATGCCACAGGTGACGATAATTGA
- a CDS encoding TonB-dependent receptor, whose protein sequence is MKKEVQFFLGKRGDALAIPNSKQLQVISRWSKFLSLIMVAMFLPLSVWAQDISVSGMVTSADDGLPLPGVNILVKGTNNGVVTGLEGEYDIKVGSSSDVLIFSFIGFESQEIPINNRSKIDVVLAMDAENLEEVVVIGYGTQKKKDLTGSVASVSGDEISKMSSPRIEQALMGKSAGVQITAVDASPGAGLSIKIRGDNSINANNEPLVVIDGFIGGDLRSLNTNDVQSIEILKDASATAIYGSRGANGVILVTTKTGKSGKTEVAFTAEYGTQEIAKKLSLLNGEEYWALRRLNSEELDVSSWDVTNVDTVGVGTDWQEEVMQNAPIQRYNARVTGGSEKTRFGAFVDYIDQNGIIKGSDYSKGSVRFNLDNDISDKVRFGLRLSYYKSTEDGARINGSYGSQGGPITLNAARFAPIIPVYAEDGSYNPAFQNSSQMENPVKAADKTIDQRFRNYLQGSGFLEYDLLEGLTFKVNLGYLSQTREDRRYVSKELQSALNEGRASFNNVFSNRYLIENTLNYRKNINNVHDLNILVGFTSQVDETNQNNITATGFATEALNLNDIGLADNVTDKGSSNNQTKQASFLGRVNYSYKGKYLMTMTGRADGSSVFAKNNKWAFFPSASLAWRASDENFMKGINAVSNLKVRLSYGQSGNQAIGPYQSLANYSTGSVYTLGNNQMTNGVRLGRIANADLRWETTRQTNIGMDLGLFDERLTFTVDYYKKHTFDLLYQAQLPPNSGYSSQLQNIGEVENKGLELSVGSTVVESGGFTVDLSANASFNRNKVIALGQDSVVYLNTSGGAMGSGFSNTGVLEIDQPMGNFYGYIFDGIYQNQEEIDDLPFAGAAPGSPKYRDINGDGLVNDDDRTRIGNALPRMYYGFTANFAYKNFDLNLVFQGVKGAKVAYLGKVNLLTPGSANNSFKEVQEYWTSENNSNTMTALGRPWNEMSSRFVEDADFLKIRNISLGYNVPRALAGKIGASHLRLYANAINWFTFSNYSGYDPEVNSRHGGNSFQQNVQRGVDNGGYPSVRQIVFGVNVTF, encoded by the coding sequence ATGAAAAAAGAAGTACAGTTTTTTCTAGGGAAAAGAGGAGATGCTTTGGCTATTCCCAATAGCAAACAACTACAAGTTATCAGTAGGTGGAGCAAATTCCTATCCCTTATTATGGTCGCAATGTTCCTGCCTTTGTCTGTTTGGGCACAAGATATAAGTGTGTCTGGAATGGTGACATCAGCAGATGATGGTCTTCCTTTACCAGGAGTCAATATACTGGTTAAAGGCACCAATAATGGTGTCGTTACGGGACTTGAAGGAGAATATGACATAAAAGTAGGGAGTTCTTCGGATGTTTTGATTTTTTCTTTTATTGGTTTTGAAAGTCAAGAAATTCCGATAAACAACCGATCCAAAATCGATGTGGTATTGGCAATGGATGCTGAGAACCTCGAAGAAGTCGTCGTGATTGGGTATGGAACGCAAAAGAAAAAGGACTTGACCGGTTCTGTAGCCTCGGTGAGCGGAGATGAAATCAGCAAAATGTCTTCACCGAGAATTGAGCAGGCACTTATGGGAAAATCTGCCGGCGTGCAGATCACGGCAGTGGATGCTTCACCAGGAGCAGGCCTGAGCATAAAAATCAGAGGAGATAATTCTATCAATGCGAATAACGAACCTTTGGTGGTAATTGATGGATTCATTGGTGGGGACCTGAGAAGTTTGAATACAAATGATGTGCAATCCATTGAAATTTTGAAAGATGCTTCTGCTACCGCTATCTATGGCTCAAGAGGAGCAAATGGTGTGATCTTAGTGACTACCAAAACCGGAAAGTCAGGAAAGACGGAAGTGGCTTTTACTGCCGAATATGGTACTCAGGAAATTGCCAAAAAGTTAAGTCTGCTCAATGGTGAGGAATATTGGGCACTTCGAAGGCTTAATTCAGAAGAACTGGATGTTTCTTCATGGGACGTGACCAATGTGGATACAGTAGGCGTTGGTACGGATTGGCAGGAAGAGGTCATGCAAAATGCTCCCATCCAACGATACAATGCTCGTGTGACCGGAGGAAGTGAAAAAACCAGGTTTGGGGCTTTTGTGGACTATATTGATCAAAATGGAATCATTAAAGGTTCAGACTATTCAAAAGGTTCTGTTCGTTTCAACCTGGACAATGATATATCGGACAAGGTTCGTTTTGGTCTGCGATTATCCTATTACAAGTCTACAGAGGATGGTGCACGGATCAATGGAAGCTATGGCTCCCAAGGTGGTCCAATTACCTTGAATGCAGCCCGATTTGCACCAATTATTCCGGTGTATGCCGAAGATGGCTCCTATAACCCGGCTTTCCAAAACTCCAGCCAAATGGAGAATCCTGTAAAAGCGGCAGACAAGACCATAGACCAAAGATTCAGGAATTATCTACAGGGGAGTGGGTTTTTGGAATATGACCTGTTGGAAGGTTTGACCTTCAAAGTGAATTTGGGATACCTGAGCCAAACACGTGAGGACCGAAGGTATGTTTCTAAGGAACTTCAATCGGCTTTAAATGAAGGAAGGGCAAGTTTTAACAACGTATTCAGCAACCGCTATTTGATAGAAAACACGTTGAATTACCGTAAGAACATCAACAATGTTCATGACCTTAATATACTTGTAGGCTTTACCTCCCAAGTCGATGAGACCAATCAGAACAATATCACGGCAACAGGTTTTGCCACCGAAGCACTCAATTTGAATGATATTGGGTTGGCGGATAATGTAACGGACAAAGGTTCTAGTAATAACCAGACCAAGCAGGCTTCGTTTTTGGGAAGGGTCAATTATAGTTATAAAGGAAAATACTTGATGACCATGACAGGAAGGGCCGATGGATCTTCCGTTTTTGCAAAAAACAACAAATGGGCATTTTTCCCTTCTGCATCATTGGCCTGGAGAGCTTCTGATGAGAACTTTATGAAGGGGATCAATGCGGTCAGTAATTTGAAAGTTCGGTTGAGCTATGGTCAAAGCGGTAACCAAGCAATTGGACCTTACCAATCTTTGGCCAATTATAGCACGGGTTCTGTGTATACCCTGGGCAATAACCAAATGACCAATGGCGTAAGGCTGGGAAGAATAGCGAATGCAGACCTTCGCTGGGAGACCACCCGGCAGACCAATATAGGTATGGATCTAGGCCTGTTTGATGAACGACTGACTTTTACAGTAGATTACTATAAAAAACACACCTTTGACCTTTTGTACCAAGCTCAGCTTCCTCCTAATTCTGGGTATTCCAGTCAGTTGCAGAATATCGGAGAAGTGGAAAACAAGGGTCTTGAGCTGTCAGTGGGGTCAACTGTTGTTGAATCCGGTGGTTTTACTGTTGACCTATCTGCAAATGCCTCTTTCAACAGGAATAAAGTCATTGCCCTTGGGCAGGACTCAGTCGTTTATCTAAATACTTCAGGAGGAGCAATGGGCTCTGGGTTCAGCAATACTGGTGTGTTGGAGATTGATCAGCCCATGGGAAATTTTTACGGGTATATCTTTGACGGGATCTATCAAAATCAGGAGGAAATTGATGACCTCCCATTTGCCGGAGCGGCCCCGGGAAGTCCCAAATACAGGGATATCAACGGAGATGGACTCGTCAATGATGACGACAGGACCCGAATAGGCAATGCCCTGCCTAGAATGTATTATGGATTTACGGCCAATTTTGCCTATAAGAATTTTGATCTGAATTTGGTTTTCCAAGGGGTAAAGGGAGCCAAAGTAGCCTATTTGGGTAAAGTAAATCTTCTGACACCTGGGTCAGCCAATAATAGTTTTAAGGAAGTACAGGAATATTGGACCTCTGAAAACAACTCCAATACCATGACTGCACTGGGCCGTCCTTGGAATGAGATGTCTTCCCGCTTTGTAGAAGACGCTGACTTTCTGAAAATCAGAAATATTTCCCTTGGCTATAATGTACCTAGGGCCTTGGCAGGAAAAATCGGAGCTTCCCATCTTCGGCTATATGCCAATGCAATCAATTGGTTTACTTTCTCCAATTATAGTGGTTATGACCCTGAGGTCAATTCAAGACATGGGGGCAATAGCTTCCAGCAAAATGTACAAAGAGGCGTGGACAATGGTGGCTATCCATCTGTCAGGCAAATCGTTTTCGGGGTCAACGTGACTTTCTAA